In Zalophus californianus isolate mZalCal1 chromosome 4, mZalCal1.pri.v2, whole genome shotgun sequence, the following proteins share a genomic window:
- the LOC113929914 gene encoding histone H2B type 2-E, with amino-acid sequence MPEPAKSAPAPKKGSKKAVTKAQKKDGKKRKRSRKESYSIYVYKVLKQVHPDTGISSKAMGIMNSFVNDIFERIAGEASRLAHYNKRSTITSREIQTAVRLLLPGELAKHAVSEGTKAVTKYTSSK; translated from the coding sequence ATGCCTGAACCGGCAAAGTCCGCTCCCGCGCCCAAGAAGGGCTCGAAAAAGGCTGTCACCAAAGCCCAGAAGAAGGATGGCAAGAAGCGCAAGCGCAGCCGCAAGGAGAGTTACTCCATCTACGTGTACAAGGTGCTCAAGCAGGTACACCCCGACACCGGCATTTCGTCCAAGGCCATGGGCATCATGAACTCCTTCGTCAACGACATCTTCGAGCGTATCGCCGGCGAGGCCTCCCGCCTGGCGCATTACAACAAGCGCTCGACCATCACGTCCCGGGAGATCCAGACGGCCGTGCGCCTGCTGCTGCCCGGCGAGCTGGCCAAGCACGCCGTGTCCGAGGGTACCAAGGCGGTCACCAAGTACACCAGCTCCAAGTGA
- the SV2A gene encoding synaptic vesicle glycoprotein 2A isoform X1 translates to MEEGFRDRAAFIRGAKDIAKEVKKHAAKKVVKGLDRVQDEYSRRSYSRFEEEEDDDDFPAPADGYYRGEGAQDEEEGGASSDATEGHDEDDEIYEGEYQGIPRAESGGKGERMADGAPLAGGRGGLGDGEGPPGGRGEAQRRKEREELAQQYEAILRECGHGRFQWTLYFVLGLALMADGVEVFVVGFVLPSAEKDMCLSDSNKGMLGLIVYLGMMVGAFLWGGLADRLGRRQCLLISLSVNSVFAFFSSFVQGYGTFLFCRLLSGIGIGGSIPIVFSYFSEFLAQEKRGEHLSWLCMFWMIGGVYAAAMAWAIIPHYGWSFQMGSAYQFHSWRVFVLVCAFPSVFAIGALTTQPESPRFFLENGKHDEAWMVLKQVHDTNMRAKGHPERVFSVTHIKTIHQEDELIEIQSDTGTWYQRWGVRALSLGGQVWGNFLSCFGPEYRRITLMMMGVWFTMSFSYYGLTVWFPDMIRHLQAVDYEARTKLFSGEHVEHVTFNFTLENQIHRGGQYFNDKFIGLRLKSVSFEDSLFEECYFEDVTSSNTFFRNCTFINTVFYNTDLFEYKFVNSRLVNSTFLHNKEGCPLDVTGTGEGAYMVYFVSFLGTLAVLPGNIVSALLMDKIGRLRMLAGSSVMSCVSCFFLSFGNSESAMIALLCLFGGVSIASWNALDVLTVELYPSDKRTTAFGFLNALCKLAAVLGISIFTSFVGITKAAPILFASAALALGSSLALKLPETRGQVLQ, encoded by the exons ATGGAAGAAGGCTTCAGAGACCGGGCAGCTTTCATCCGTGGGGCCAAGGACATTGCCAAGGAAGTCAAGAAACATGCGGCCAAGAAGGTGGTGAAGGGCCTGGACAGAGTCCAGGACGAATATTCCCGTAGATCCTACTCCCgctttgaggaggaggaggatgatgATGACTTCCCTGCCCCTGCTGATGGCTATTACCGTGGGGAAGGGGCCCAGGATGAGGAAGAAGGCGGCGCATCTAGTGATGCCACTGAGGGCCACGATGAGGATGATGAGATCTACGAGGGGGAATATCAGGGCATCCCCCGGGCGGAGTCTGGGGGCAAAGGCGAGCGGATGGCAGATGGGGCTCCcctggctggagggagggggggctTGGGCGATGGGGAGGGCCCCCCTGGAGGCCGAGGGGAGGCACAACGGCGTAAAGAACGGGAAGAGCTAGCTCAGCAGTATGAAGCCATCCTCCGGGAGTGTGGCCACGGCCGCTTCCAGTGGACACTCTACTTCGTGCTTGGCCTGGCGCTGATGGCTGATGGTGTGGAAGTCTTTGTGGTGGGCTTTGTGCTGCCTAGTGCTGAAAAAGACATGTGTCTGTCAGACTCCAACAAAGGCATGCTAG GCCTTATAGTCTACCTGGGCATGATGGTGGGAGCCTTCCTCTGGGGAGGTCTGGCTGATCGGCTGGGTCGGAGGCAGTGTCTGCTCATCTCGCTCTCAGTCAACAGCGTCTTCGCCTTTTTCTCATCTTTCGTCCAGGGCTATGGCACTTTCCTCTTCTGCCGCCTCCTTTCTGGGATTGG GATCGGAGGGTCCATCCCCATTGTCTTCTCCTATTTCTCGGAGTTTCTGGCCCAGGAGAAGCGTGGGGAGCATTTGAGCTGGCTCTGCATGTTTTGGATGATTGGTGGAGTGTATGCAGCTGCTATGGCCTGGGCCATCATCCCCCACTACG GGTGGAGCTTTCAGATGGGGTCCGCTTACCAGTTCCACAGCTGGAGGGTGTTTGTTCTCGTCTGCGCCTTCCCTTCCGTGTTTGCCATCGGCGCTCTGACCACACAGCCTGAGAGCCCCCGCTTCTTCCTGGAG AATGGGAAGCACGACGAGGCCTGGATGGTGCTGAAGCAGGTTCATGACACCAACATGCGAGCCAAGGGGCATCCTGAGCGCGTCTTCTCA GTAACCCACATTAAGACGATTCATCAGGAGGATGAGTTGATTGAAATCCAGTCAGACACAGGGACTTGGTACCAGCGCTGGGGGGTCCGGGCCTTGAGCCTGGGGGGGCAG GTTTGGGGGAATTTCCTCTCCTGTTTCGGTCCAGAATATCGACGCATCACTCTGATGATGATGGGTGTGTGGTTCACCATGTCATTCAG CTACTATGGCCTGACTGTCTGGTTTCCTGACATGATCCGCCATCTCCAGGCGGTGGACTACGAAGCCCGCACCAAACTGTTCTCTGGGGAGCATGTGGAGCATGTGACCTTTAATTTCACCCTGGAGAATCAGATCCACCGAGGGGGACAATACTTCAATGACAA GTTCATTGGGCTACGTCTGAAGTCAGTGTCCTTCGAGGATTCCCTATTTGAGGAGTGTTATTTCGAGGATGTCACTTCGAGCAACACATTTTTCCGCAACTGCACATTCATCAACACTGTGTTCTATAACACTG ACCTGTTTGAGTACAAGTTTGTGAACAGCCGTCTGGTGAACAGCACGTTCCTGCACAACAAGGAGGGCTGCCCGCTGGACGTGACAGGGACGGGGGAAGGCGCCTACATGGTGTACTTTGTCAGTTTCTTGGGGACGCTGGCTGTGCTTCCCGGGAACATCGTGTCTGCCCTGCTCATGGACAAGATTGGCAGGCTCCGAATGCTTG CTGGCTCCAGTGTGATGTCCTGTGtctcctgcttcttcctgtcATTTGGGAACAGCGAGTCAGCCATGATCGCTCTGCTCTGCCTTTTTGGGGGGGTCAGCATTGCATCCTGGAACGCGCTGGACGTGTTGACTGTTGAACTCTACCCCTCGGACAAGAG GACCACAGCCTTCGGCTTCCTGAATGCCCTCTGTAAGTTGGCGGCCGTGCTGGGGATCAGCATCTTCACATCCTTTGTGGGAATCACCAAGGCTGCCCCCATCCTGTTTGCCTCAGCTGCGCTTGCCCTCGGGAGTTCTCTGGCCCTGAAGTTGCCGGAGACCCGGGGGCAGGTGCTGCAGTGA
- the LOC113929899 gene encoding histone H2A type 2-B: MSGRGKQGGKARAKAKSRSSRAGLQFPVGRVHRLLRKGNYAERVGAGAPVYLAAVLEYLTAEILELAGNAARDNKKTRIIPRHLQLAVRNDEELNKLLGGVTIAQGGVLPNIQAVLLPKKTESHKPGKNK, translated from the coding sequence ATGTCAGGACGCGGAAAGCAGGGAGGCAAAGCTCGCGCCAAGGCCAAGTCGCGCTCGTCCCGCGCTGGCCTGCAGTTCCCGGTGGGCCGGGTGCACCGCCTGCTGCGCAAGGGCAACTACGCCGAGCGGGTCGGGGCCGGCGCGCCGGTGTACCTGGCGGCGGTGCTGGAGTACCTGACGGCGGAAATCCTGGAGCTGGCGGGGAACGCGGCCCGAGACAACAAGAAGACGCGCATCATCCCCCGCCATTTACAGCTAGCCGTGAGAAATGACGAAGAGCTCAATAAGTTACTTGGGGGTGTCACCATTGCCCAGGGCGGCGTCTTGCCCAATATTCAGGCGGTCTTGTTGCCCAAGAAAACGGAGAGTCACAAGCCTGGCAAGAACAAGTAA
- the BOLA1 gene encoding bolA-like protein 1, with amino-acid sequence MLSGQLVGRLFSMAGRVCLSRSSSGLGTIGPVEAAIRMKLEQALNPEVLELRNESGGHAVPPGSETHFRVAVVSSRFEGLSALQRHRLVHAALSEELAGPVHALAIQARTPAQWKENPQLDMSPPCLGGSKKTRGTP; translated from the coding sequence ATGCTGAGCGGGCAGCTGGTCGGGCGCCTGTTCTCCATGGCCGGTCGCGTGTGTCTGTCCCGGAGCAGCTCAGGATTGGGGACCATCGGTCCCGTCGAGGCAGCCATTCGCATGAAGTTGGAGCAGGCCCTCAACCCCGAGGTACTGGAGCTGCGCAACGAGAGCGGCGGCCACGCAGTCCCACCAGGCAGCGAGACGCATTTCCGCGTGGCGGTGGTGAGCTCTCGCTTTGAGGGACTGAGCGCCTTACAACGGCACCGGCTGGTCCACGCTGCCCTGTCTGAGGAGCTGGCTGGGCCGGTCCACGCACTGGCCATACAGGCACGGACCCCCGCCCAGTGGAAGGAAAACCCTCAACTGGACATGAGCCCCCCTTGCCTGGGTGGGAGCAAGAAAACTCGGGGAACCCCCTGA
- the MTMR11 gene encoding myotubularin-related protein 11 isoform X7 codes for MEPEKCGGGVGARVSTSPPRRRSQTWGSLDQSLSRGLGCWSPGVVSLAVTWPRDASQVTMAIVRARAQSSQAQQYAGISLSKAGQSSGPRKPPIPLLETSEDWETERKKQGAGSWRVSPVNERFDVATSLPHYFWVPKRTLDSEVRRAFGHFHQGRGPRLSWHHPGGSDLLRCGGFYTASDPNKEDIRAVESMLQAGHSDVVLVDTVDELPSLTDVQLAHLKLRALCLPDSSAAEEKWLSALEGTRWLDYVRSCLRKASDISVLVTSRVRSVVLQERGDRDFNGLLSSLVQLLSAPEARTLLGFQSLVQREWVAAGHPFLTRLGVTGASEEAPVFLLFLDCVWQLLQQFPAEFEFSEFFLLALHDSARVPDTLTFLRDTPWERGKQSGQFNSYTQIYTAGYSQLPAGNSVNPQLSVWDWDLRYSSEQILQFHNPGYDPEHCPDSWLPRQQPNFMVSGPPSSVWLFSRGALTPLNQLCPWRDSPSLLAVSSRWLPRPAISSESLADQEWGLPSHWGACPLPPGLLLPGYLGPQIRLWRRCYLRGRPEVQKGLSAPTISGLQDELSHLQELLRKWTPRISPEDHSEKRDPNTIVSQSR; via the exons GTGACCATGGCCATTGTCCGAGCCAGAGCTCAGAGCAGTCAAGCCCAACAGTATGCAGGGATATCCCTGAGCAAGGCTG GCCAGAGTTCAGGGCCCAGAAAACCACCTATTCCCCTCTTGGAGACATCAGAAGACTGGGAGACTGAGCGGAAAAAGCAGGGGGCCGGGAGCTGGAGGGTCAGCCCTGTCAATGAGAGGTTCGACGTAGCCACCAG cctcccccattactTCTGGGTCCCTAAGCGAACTTTGGACAGTGAGGTCAGGAGAGCATTTGGCCACTTCCATCAGGGCCGTGGACCG CGCCTGTCCTGGCATCACCCTGGGGGCAGTGATCTTCTCCGCTGTGGTGGCTTCTATACAGCCAGCGACCCTAACAAGGAGGATATCAG AGCAGTGGAGTCAATGCTCCAGGCTGGGCATTCAGATGTTGTCCTGGTGGACACTGTGGATGAGCTGCCTAGTCTTACAGATGTCCAACTTGCCCACTTGAAGCTGAGGGCCCTCTGCCTGCCTG ATTCATCTGCGGCCGAGGAGAAATGGCTCTCAGCCCTGGAAGGAACACGATGGTTGGATTATGTCAG GTCTTGTCTTCGAAAGGCCAGCGACATCTCAGTCTTAGTGACATCCAGGGTTCGCTCTGTAGTACTCCAAG AGCGCGGTGATCGTGATTTCAATGGCCTCCTCTCTTCACTCGTCCAGCTGCTTTCAGCCCCTGAAGCCCGAACACTGCTTGGCTTCCAATCACTAGTGCAGCGAGAGTGGGTGGCAGCTGGACATCCCTTCCTGACCCGACTTGGGGTAACTGGAGCCAGTGAAGAG GCTCCAGtgtttctcctcttccttgaTTGTGTCTGGCAGCTCCTCCAGCAGTTTCCAGCTGAGTTTGAATTCTCAGAGTTTTTCCTTCTTGCTCTTCATGACAGTGCCAGGGTTCCTGACACTCTCACATTCTTGAGAGATACTCCCTGGGAGCGTGGAAAGCAGAGTGGACAG TTCAACTCCTATACACAAATCTATACTGCAGGGTACTCCCAACTCCCTGCTGGGAACTCTGTTAACCCACAGCTGTCTGTCTGGGACTGGGATTTACGCTACAGCAGTGAACAGATACTACAATTCCATAACCCTGGCTATGACCCGGAACACTGCCCAGATTCCTGGCTCCCTAGACAGCAG cCAAACTTCATGGTTTCTGGACCCCCCAGTTCTGTGTGGCTCTTCTCCAGAGGGGCTCTGACCCCCCTGAATCAGCTCTGTCCTTGGCGGGACAGTCCCTCCCTGCTGGCAGTCTCTTCTCGTTGGCTCCCTCGACCTGCTATCTCCTCTGAAAGCCTGGCTGATCAGGAGTGGGGACTCCCCTCACACTGGGGAGCTTGCCCTTTACCCCCAGGGTTGCTGCTGCCTGGGTATCTGGGACCCCAGATCAGGCTGTGGAGACGCTGCTACCTGAGGGGAAGGCCTGAGGTCCAG AAAGGCCTCTCAGCTCCCACAATCTCTGGCCTCCAGGATGAGCTATCCCATCTTCAGGAGCTTTTAAGGAAATGGACACCAAGAATATCTCCTGAGGATCATTCCGAGAAAAGAGATCCAAATACCATTGTCTCCCAATCCCGTTGA
- the SF3B4 gene encoding splicing factor 3B subunit 4 codes for MAAGPISERNQDATVYVGGLDEKVSEPLLWELFLQAGPVVNTHMPKDRVTGQHQGYGFVEFLSEEDADYAIKIMNMIKLYGKPIRVNKASAHNKNLDVGANIFIGNLDPEIDEKLLYDTFSAFGVILQTPKIMRDPDTGNSKGYAFINFASFDASDAAIEAMNGQYLCNRPITVSYAFKKDSKGERHGSAAERLLAAQNPLSQADRPHQLFADAPPPPSAPNPVVSSLGSGLPPPGMPPPGSFPPPVPPPGALPPGIPPAMPPPPMPPGAGGHGPPSAGTPGAGHPGHGHSHPHPFPPGGMPHPGMSQMQLAHHGPHGLGHPHAGPPGSGGQPPPRPPPGMPHPGPPPMGMPPRGPPFGSPMGHPGPMPPHGMRGPPPLMPPHGYTGPPRPPPYGYQRGPLPPPRPTPRPPVPPRGPLRGPLPQ; via the exons ATGGCGGCCGGGCCGATCTCCGAGCGGAACCAGG ATGCCACTGTCTACGTCGGGGGCCTGGACGAGAAGGTTAGCGAACCATTGCTGTGGGAGCTATTTCTCCAGGCAGGGCCAGTAGTCAACACCCACATGCCAAAGGATAGAGTCACAGGTCAGCACCAAG GCTATGGCTTTGTGGAATTCTTGAGTGAGGAAGATGCTGACTATGCCATTAAGATCATGAACATGATCAAACTCTATGGGAAACCAATACGGGTGAACAAAGCATCAGCTCACAACAAGAACCTGGACGTGGGGGCCAACATTTTCATTGGCAATCTAGACCCGGAGATTGATGAGAAGCTGCTTTATGATACTTTCAGCGCCTTTGGGGTCATCTTACAAACCCCGAAGATTATGCGGGACCCTGACACAGGCAACTCCAAAGGTTATGCCTTTATTAATTTCGCTTCCTTTGATGCTTCGGATGCAGCTATTGAGGCCATGAATGGGCAGTATCTCTGTAACCGCCCTATCACTGTGTCCTATGCCTTCAAGAAGGACTCCAAGGGTGAGCGCCATGGCTCAGCAGCTGAACGCCTTCTGGCAGCCCAGAACCCACTCTCCCAGGCCGATCGCCCTCATCAGCTGTTTGCAGATGCACCTCCTCCACCCTCAGCCCCCAATCCTGTGGTATCATCACTGGGGTCCGGGCTTCCTCCACCAG GCATGCCTCCTCCTGGGTCCTTCCCACCCCCAGTGCCGCCTCCTGGAGCCCTTCCACCTGGGATACCCCCAGCTATGCCCCCACCACCTATGCCTCCTGGGGCTGGAGGACATGGCCCACCATCAGCAGGAACCCCAGGGGCTGGACATCCTGGACATGGACACTCACATCCTCACCCATTCCCACCGGGTGGGATGCCCCATCCAG GGATGTCTCAGATGCAGCTGGCCCACCATGGCCCTCATGGCTTAGGACACCCCCATGCTGGGCCCCCAGGCTCTGGGGGGCAGCCACCACCCCGACCGCCACCCGGAATGCCTCATCCTGGACCTCCTCCGATGGGCATGCCCCCTCGAGGGCCTCCGTTTGGATCTCCCATGG GTCACCCAGGTCCAATGCCTCCACATGGGATGCGTGGACCTCCTCCACTGATGCCTCCTCATGGATACACTGGGCCTCCACGACCCCCACCCTATGGCTACCAGCGggggcccctccctccaccccgtCCCACCCCCCGGCCTCCAGTTCCCCCTCGTGGCCCACTTCGAGGCCCTCTTCCTCAGtaa
- the SV2A gene encoding synaptic vesicle glycoprotein 2A isoform X2, giving the protein MMMGVWFTMSFSYYGLTVWFPDMIRHLQAVDYEARTKLFSGEHVEHVTFNFTLENQIHRGGQYFNDKFIGLRLKSVSFEDSLFEECYFEDVTSSNTFFRNCTFINTVFYNTDLFEYKFVNSRLVNSTFLHNKEGCPLDVTGTGEGAYMVYFVSFLGTLAVLPGNIVSALLMDKIGRLRMLAGSSVMSCVSCFFLSFGNSESAMIALLCLFGGVSIASWNALDVLTVELYPSDKRTTAFGFLNALCKLAAVLGISIFTSFVGITKAAPILFASAALALGSSLALKLPETRGQVLQ; this is encoded by the exons ATGATGATGGGTGTGTGGTTCACCATGTCATTCAG CTACTATGGCCTGACTGTCTGGTTTCCTGACATGATCCGCCATCTCCAGGCGGTGGACTACGAAGCCCGCACCAAACTGTTCTCTGGGGAGCATGTGGAGCATGTGACCTTTAATTTCACCCTGGAGAATCAGATCCACCGAGGGGGACAATACTTCAATGACAA GTTCATTGGGCTACGTCTGAAGTCAGTGTCCTTCGAGGATTCCCTATTTGAGGAGTGTTATTTCGAGGATGTCACTTCGAGCAACACATTTTTCCGCAACTGCACATTCATCAACACTGTGTTCTATAACACTG ACCTGTTTGAGTACAAGTTTGTGAACAGCCGTCTGGTGAACAGCACGTTCCTGCACAACAAGGAGGGCTGCCCGCTGGACGTGACAGGGACGGGGGAAGGCGCCTACATGGTGTACTTTGTCAGTTTCTTGGGGACGCTGGCTGTGCTTCCCGGGAACATCGTGTCTGCCCTGCTCATGGACAAGATTGGCAGGCTCCGAATGCTTG CTGGCTCCAGTGTGATGTCCTGTGtctcctgcttcttcctgtcATTTGGGAACAGCGAGTCAGCCATGATCGCTCTGCTCTGCCTTTTTGGGGGGGTCAGCATTGCATCCTGGAACGCGCTGGACGTGTTGACTGTTGAACTCTACCCCTCGGACAAGAG GACCACAGCCTTCGGCTTCCTGAATGCCCTCTGTAAGTTGGCGGCCGTGCTGGGGATCAGCATCTTCACATCCTTTGTGGGAATCACCAAGGCTGCCCCCATCCTGTTTGCCTCAGCTGCGCTTGCCCTCGGGAGTTCTCTGGCCCTGAAGTTGCCGGAGACCCGGGGGCAGGTGCTGCAGTGA
- the LOC113929906 gene encoding histone H2A type 2-C: MSGRGKQGGKARAKAKSRSSRAGLQFPVGRVHRLLRKGNYAERVGAGAPVYMAAVLEYLTAEILELAGNAARDNKKTRIIPRHLQLAIRNDEELNKLLGKVTIAQGGVLPNIQAVLLPKKTESHKAKSK; the protein is encoded by the coding sequence ATGTCTGGTCGCGGAAAGCAAGGAGGCAAAGCCCGTGCCAAAGCCAAGTCGCGCTCGTCCCGCGCTGGCCTGCAGTTCCCAGTGGGCCGGGTGCACCGCCTGCTGCGCAAGGGCAACTACGCCGAGCGGGTCGGGGCCGGCGCGCCGGTGTACATGGCGGCGGTGCTGGAGTACCTGACGGCGGAAATCCTGGAGCTGGCGGGGAACGCGGCCCGAGACAACAAGAAGACGCGCATCATCCCCCGCCACCTCCAGCTGGCCATCCGCAACGACGAGGAGCTGAACAAGCTGTTGGGCAAAGTCACCATCGCTCAGGGCGGCGTTCTGCCCAACATCCAGGCCGTTCTCTTAccaaagaaaactgaaagccACAAagccaaaagtaaataa
- the MTMR11 gene encoding myotubularin-related protein 11 isoform X8, whose translation MATESVSGLSRVQLLRPGSPLKFTPEEILIHGRDFRLLRVAFEAGGLEPQAFQVTMAIVRARAQSSQAQQYAGISLSKAGQSSGPRKPPIPLLETSEDWETERKKQGAGSWRVSPVNERFDVATSLPHYFWVPKRTLDSEVRRAFGHFHQGRGPRLSWHHPGGSDLLRCGGFYTASDPNKEDIRAVESMLQAGHSDVVLVDTVDELPSLTDVQLAHLKLRALCLPDSSAAEEKWLSALEGTRWLDYVRSCLRKASDISVLVTSRVRSVVLQERGDRDFNGLLSSLVQLLSAPEARTLLGFQSLVQREWVAAGHPFLTRLGVTGASEEAPVFLLFLDCVWQLLQQFPAEFEFSEFFLLALHDSARVPDTLTFLRDTPWERGKQSGQFNSYTQIYTAGYSQLPAGNSVNPQLSVWDWDLRYSSEQILQFHNPGYDPEHCPDSWLPRQQPNFMVSGPPSSVWLFSRGALTPLNQLCPWRDSPSLLAVSSRWLPRPAISSESLADQEWGLPSHWGACPLPPGLLLPGYLGPQIRLWRRCYLRGRPEVQKGLSAPTISGLQDELSHLQELLRKWTPRISPEDHSEKRDPNTIVSQSR comes from the exons GTGACCATGGCCATTGTCCGAGCCAGAGCTCAGAGCAGTCAAGCCCAACAGTATGCAGGGATATCCCTGAGCAAGGCTG GCCAGAGTTCAGGGCCCAGAAAACCACCTATTCCCCTCTTGGAGACATCAGAAGACTGGGAGACTGAGCGGAAAAAGCAGGGGGCCGGGAGCTGGAGGGTCAGCCCTGTCAATGAGAGGTTCGACGTAGCCACCAG cctcccccattactTCTGGGTCCCTAAGCGAACTTTGGACAGTGAGGTCAGGAGAGCATTTGGCCACTTCCATCAGGGCCGTGGACCG CGCCTGTCCTGGCATCACCCTGGGGGCAGTGATCTTCTCCGCTGTGGTGGCTTCTATACAGCCAGCGACCCTAACAAGGAGGATATCAG AGCAGTGGAGTCAATGCTCCAGGCTGGGCATTCAGATGTTGTCCTGGTGGACACTGTGGATGAGCTGCCTAGTCTTACAGATGTCCAACTTGCCCACTTGAAGCTGAGGGCCCTCTGCCTGCCTG ATTCATCTGCGGCCGAGGAGAAATGGCTCTCAGCCCTGGAAGGAACACGATGGTTGGATTATGTCAG GTCTTGTCTTCGAAAGGCCAGCGACATCTCAGTCTTAGTGACATCCAGGGTTCGCTCTGTAGTACTCCAAG AGCGCGGTGATCGTGATTTCAATGGCCTCCTCTCTTCACTCGTCCAGCTGCTTTCAGCCCCTGAAGCCCGAACACTGCTTGGCTTCCAATCACTAGTGCAGCGAGAGTGGGTGGCAGCTGGACATCCCTTCCTGACCCGACTTGGGGTAACTGGAGCCAGTGAAGAG GCTCCAGtgtttctcctcttccttgaTTGTGTCTGGCAGCTCCTCCAGCAGTTTCCAGCTGAGTTTGAATTCTCAGAGTTTTTCCTTCTTGCTCTTCATGACAGTGCCAGGGTTCCTGACACTCTCACATTCTTGAGAGATACTCCCTGGGAGCGTGGAAAGCAGAGTGGACAG TTCAACTCCTATACACAAATCTATACTGCAGGGTACTCCCAACTCCCTGCTGGGAACTCTGTTAACCCACAGCTGTCTGTCTGGGACTGGGATTTACGCTACAGCAGTGAACAGATACTACAATTCCATAACCCTGGCTATGACCCGGAACACTGCCCAGATTCCTGGCTCCCTAGACAGCAG cCAAACTTCATGGTTTCTGGACCCCCCAGTTCTGTGTGGCTCTTCTCCAGAGGGGCTCTGACCCCCCTGAATCAGCTCTGTCCTTGGCGGGACAGTCCCTCCCTGCTGGCAGTCTCTTCTCGTTGGCTCCCTCGACCTGCTATCTCCTCTGAAAGCCTGGCTGATCAGGAGTGGGGACTCCCCTCACACTGGGGAGCTTGCCCTTTACCCCCAGGGTTGCTGCTGCCTGGGTATCTGGGACCCCAGATCAGGCTGTGGAGACGCTGCTACCTGAGGGGAAGGCCTGAGGTCCAG AAAGGCCTCTCAGCTCCCACAATCTCTGGCCTCCAGGATGAGCTATCCCATCTTCAGGAGCTTTTAAGGAAATGGACACCAAGAATATCTCCTGAGGATCATTCCGAGAAAAGAGATCCAAATACCATTGTCTCCCAATCCCGTTGA